From one bacterium Scap17 genomic stretch:
- a CDS encoding FadR family transcriptional regulator: MEAIATCMAREILAGSFGPGDSFPRELDLCQRFDASRNRVRNALAQLVSAGLLERTAGRGTIVREMSEWQLLDPLMSHWVSGLDGINPDLMREIYAFRLSVEPYVSALAAMKANAQDLARLERAFEGMVNTANDSSREAHAEHDVAFHEAIYHATHNLVWTQLGSLLRPSISQLIHSTQQSAQQHDHSHHRASLDRHRAVMEAIRLRQPEMARTCAERVLETAARDLGFSPDHPHLGDRRF; the protein is encoded by the coding sequence ATGGAGGCTATCGCCACCTGCATGGCGCGGGAAATCCTCGCGGGCAGCTTCGGCCCCGGTGATAGCTTTCCGCGTGAACTTGACCTCTGCCAGCGCTTCGACGCCAGTCGTAACCGTGTTCGCAACGCCCTGGCCCAGCTGGTGAGCGCCGGGCTTCTGGAGCGCACCGCCGGGCGTGGCACCATCGTGCGCGAGATGAGCGAATGGCAGCTGCTGGACCCGCTGATGAGCCATTGGGTCAGTGGCCTCGACGGTATCAACCCGGACCTGATGCGCGAGATCTACGCCTTCCGCCTCTCCGTCGAGCCCTACGTCAGTGCGCTGGCCGCGATGAAGGCCAATGCCCAGGATCTCGCACGCCTGGAGCGCGCCTTCGAAGGCATGGTCAATACCGCCAATGACAGCTCACGCGAGGCGCATGCCGAGCACGATGTCGCCTTCCACGAGGCCATCTACCACGCCACGCACAATCTGGTGTGGACACAGCTTGGCAGTTTGCTGCGCCCTTCCATCAGCCAACTGATCCACAGTACCCAGCAGTCCGCGCAGCAGCATGATCACAGCCATCATCGCGCCAGCCTCGATCGTCACCGCGCGGTGATGGAGGCCATTCGCCTGCGCCAGCCCGAGATGGCGCGGACCTGCGCCGAGCGGGTACTGGAAACCGCAGCGCGCGACCTCGGCTTCTCGCCGGACCACCCGCATCTGGGGGACCGCCGCTTCTGA
- a CDS encoding 2-dehydro-3-deoxygalactonokinase has protein sequence MSALSVTPAWIAVDWGSSNLRAWAVNGDDAVIAQASSARGMLGLAADEVEDVLRVLINDWLPDDMTSPMPVLICGMAGARQGWQEAAYLPLPTDKTPSRDVLGALSEQLTHVATRDSRLAVAIVPGLCQQQPAFDVMRGEETQLAGLVAAQPDYSGAVCLPGTHAKWAHLASGAITGFSTFMSGELFKLLSQDSVLKHSVSSGDLSDDAQRDAYLAGIDTALAAPVRTTAQLFGIRARDLLDTGLPEGDARKALLGARLSGLVLGLELAGATAELSDHATITLIGDAVLCQRYQVALEHLGYQVTTAANADMILAGLGRIQRARSAAQASSSERASVSH, from the coding sequence GTGAGCGCCCTCAGCGTCACGCCGGCCTGGATCGCCGTCGACTGGGGGTCCAGCAATCTGCGCGCCTGGGCCGTCAATGGCGATGATGCAGTCATCGCCCAGGCCAGCAGTGCCCGCGGCATGCTGGGACTGGCGGCGGATGAGGTCGAGGATGTGCTGCGCGTACTGATCAATGACTGGCTGCCCGACGATATGACCTCTCCCATGCCGGTACTGATCTGTGGCATGGCCGGCGCGCGTCAGGGCTGGCAGGAGGCGGCTTACCTGCCGTTGCCCACGGACAAGACGCCTTCCCGTGATGTGCTGGGGGCACTCTCCGAGCAGCTGACCCATGTCGCGACCCGCGACAGCCGCCTTGCCGTCGCCATCGTGCCTGGCCTCTGTCAGCAGCAGCCTGCCTTTGACGTCATGCGTGGCGAGGAGACCCAGCTGGCGGGCCTGGTCGCCGCCCAACCCGACTACAGCGGTGCGGTGTGTCTGCCCGGCACCCACGCCAAGTGGGCACATCTCGCCAGTGGCGCCATCACCGGCTTCAGCACCTTCATGAGCGGCGAGCTCTTCAAGTTGCTCAGTCAGGATTCGGTGCTCAAGCACTCCGTCTCCTCGGGAGATCTCAGCGACGACGCCCAGCGTGATGCCTATCTGGCGGGCATCGACACGGCGCTTGCCGCCCCTGTACGCACCACCGCGCAGCTGTTCGGTATTCGTGCCCGCGATCTGCTTGATACGGGTCTGCCTGAGGGTGACGCTCGCAAGGCGCTGCTTGGCGCACGCCTGTCAGGCCTGGTGCTGGGGCTTGAGCTGGCGGGCGCCACTGCGGAGCTTTCGGATCACGCCACCATCACTCTGATCGGCGACGCCGTGCTGTGTCAGCGCTATCAGGTCGCGCTGGAACATCTGGGCTATCAGGTCACCACTGCAGCCAACGCCGACATGATTCTGGCGGGGCTCGGACGCATTCAGCGTGCACGATCAGCCGCGCAGGCCTCGTCATCGGAACGCGCCTCTGTGAGCCATTGA
- a CDS encoding nitrite/sulfite reductase produces MYRYDTYDQTLVDERVAQFKDQMDRYLAGRLGDEEFRPLRLQNGLYIQRHAPMLRIAIPYGMLSAVQLRAMAAISRRYDRSYGHFTTRQNLQLNWPKLEDVPAILAELAQVEMHAIQTSGNCIRNTTTDQFAGIAEDETVDPRPWCELIRQWSTLHPEFAYLPRKFKIAVTGASADRAAIQVHDIGIRLNRADDGSVKATILAGGGLGRTPMVGDIVREDLDWQHLLTYLDAIVRVYNQWGRRDNKYKARIKILVKALGIEEFRRRVEEEWAHLKDGPETLTDSAVTKATSYFPEPERREVSAEAIEAYEALRRENRAFARFVTNNVVGHKVPGYKAVTLSLKRRELAPGDVTADQMDAVADLAEQYGFGELRVTHEQNLVLSDVPVDELETLWKALEELGMANPTVGTLADMICCPGGDFCSLANAKSIPIAQALQDRFEDLDFLYDLGPLDLNISGCMNACGHHHVGNIGILGVDKKGQEFYQVSLGGRSDDNATLGKILGPSFNAEDMPNVIDKVLQVYVEQRLEDEVFVDTYHRIGMKPFKERVYA; encoded by the coding sequence ATGTATCGCTATGACACCTACGACCAGACACTGGTCGACGAGCGGGTAGCTCAATTCAAGGACCAGATGGATCGCTATCTGGCGGGCCGTCTGGGAGATGAAGAATTCCGCCCCCTGCGCCTGCAGAATGGCCTCTACATCCAGCGTCACGCCCCGATGCTGCGTATCGCCATTCCCTACGGAATGTTGAGCGCTGTCCAACTGCGCGCCATGGCGGCCATCAGTCGTCGATATGACCGTTCCTATGGACACTTCACTACCCGCCAGAATCTGCAGCTGAACTGGCCGAAGCTGGAAGATGTCCCGGCGATTCTCGCCGAATTGGCTCAGGTCGAGATGCATGCGATCCAGACCAGCGGCAACTGCATCCGCAATACCACGACTGACCAGTTCGCCGGTATCGCGGAAGACGAGACCGTCGACCCGCGTCCGTGGTGTGAGCTGATCCGTCAGTGGTCGACGCTTCACCCCGAATTTGCCTATCTGCCGCGCAAGTTCAAGATTGCCGTCACCGGCGCAAGCGCCGACCGCGCTGCCATCCAGGTCCACGATATCGGCATTCGTCTCAACCGCGCCGACGATGGCAGCGTCAAGGCCACCATCCTGGCGGGTGGCGGACTCGGCCGAACGCCGATGGTCGGTGACATCGTGCGCGAAGACCTCGACTGGCAGCACCTGCTGACCTATCTGGACGCCATCGTGCGTGTCTACAACCAGTGGGGCCGTCGCGACAACAAGTACAAGGCGCGCATCAAGATCCTGGTCAAGGCATTGGGAATCGAGGAATTCCGTCGTCGCGTCGAGGAAGAATGGGCCCACCTCAAGGATGGCCCGGAAACCCTCACCGACTCCGCCGTCACCAAGGCGACCAGCTACTTCCCCGAGCCTGAGCGCCGTGAAGTCAGTGCCGAGGCCATCGAGGCCTATGAGGCCCTGCGCCGCGAGAACCGTGCCTTCGCGCGTTTCGTGACCAACAACGTCGTCGGCCACAAGGTGCCGGGCTACAAGGCCGTCACCCTGTCGCTCAAGCGCCGTGAACTGGCCCCGGGTGACGTCACTGCTGACCAGATGGACGCCGTGGCTGACCTCGCGGAGCAATATGGTTTCGGTGAACTGCGCGTGACACACGAGCAGAACCTGGTGCTGTCAGACGTGCCGGTCGATGAGCTCGAGACACTCTGGAAGGCGCTGGAAGAACTCGGCATGGCCAACCCGACTGTCGGCACGCTGGCGGACATGATCTGCTGCCCGGGTGGCGATTTCTGCTCGCTGGCCAATGCCAAGTCGATTCCCATCGCTCAGGCACTGCAGGACCGTTTCGAAGACCTCGACTTCCTGTACGACCTCGGCCCGCTGGACCTGAACATCTCGGGCTGCATGAACGCCTGTGGCCATCACCACGTAGGCAACATCGGCATCCTGGGTGTCGACAAGAAAGGCCAGGAGTTCTATCAAGTCTCGCTGGGCGGACGCAGCGACGACAACGCCACGCTCGGCAAGATCCTCGGCCCGTCCTTCAATGCCGAAGACATGCCAAACGTCATCGACAAGGTGCTGCAGGTGTACGTCGAGCAGCGTCTGGAAGATGAAGTCTTCGTCGATACCTACCACCGCATCGGCATGAAGCCGTTCAAGGAGCGGGTCTATGCCTGA
- a CDS encoding DUF2970 domain-containing protein → MINEVKSVLAAFFGVQKEANRKRDFEHGHALDFLVVGLVMAALLVGGMALLSTVVAG, encoded by the coding sequence ATGATCAATGAAGTCAAATCCGTACTGGCAGCATTCTTTGGAGTCCAGAAGGAGGCCAATCGCAAGCGTGATTTCGAGCATGGCCATGCGCTGGACTTTCTGGTGGTGGGACTGGTGATGGCCGCACTGCTGGTGGGAGGGATGGCATTGCTGTCCACGGTCGTCGCCGGCTGA
- a CDS encoding DUF934 domain-containing protein, giving the protein MTSARELTDQRQGGVIRQNQLVSEDAWQVVRLDEDGNLTSYQQPALLPLAEWQALVAAGEGSDHLAPWLASDTELTPELGKALVDAPLLAVDFPNFNDGRGYTIARLMRERFGYQGEIRAIGDVLVDQLHYMSRCGISAFALRDDQYVEDALHALSSFSVSYQTGVDQKTPLFARR; this is encoded by the coding sequence ATGACATCAGCACGCGAATTGACCGATCAGCGCCAGGGTGGCGTCATCCGTCAGAATCAGCTGGTGAGCGAAGATGCCTGGCAGGTCGTACGCCTGGATGAAGACGGCAACCTGACGAGCTATCAGCAACCCGCCCTGCTGCCGCTGGCAGAATGGCAGGCACTTGTCGCCGCCGGCGAAGGCTCTGATCATCTGGCACCCTGGCTTGCCAGTGACACCGAGCTCACGCCGGAACTTGGCAAGGCACTGGTGGACGCACCGCTGCTGGCGGTCGACTTCCCGAACTTCAATGATGGCCGCGGCTACACCATCGCCCGCCTGATGCGCGAGCGCTTCGGCTATCAGGGTGAGATTCGCGCCATCGGTGACGTGCTGGTGGATCAACTCCACTACATGAGCCGTTGCGGCATCAGTGCTTTCGCCCTTCGTGACGATCAGTACGTGGAAGATGCCTTGCATGCCCTGAGCTCGTTCAGCGTCAGTTACCAGACCGGTGTCGACCAGAAGACGCCGCTGTTCGCGCGTCGCTGA
- the dgoD gene encoding galactonate dehydratase, translating into MKITRLKTWQVPPRWLFLKIETDEGCYGWGEPVIEGRAATVEAAVHELSDYLVGQDPRNIEHLWNVMYRAGFYRGGPILMSAIAGIDQALWDLKGRDLGVPVHQLLGGPVRDKMRMYAWTGGDRPSDVGAGARALVDQGFTAFKMNGTPEMQIVDSHKKIDDAVARVAEARDAVGPDVGIGIDFHGRVHRPMAKALLRELEQFHPMFIEEPVAPEHLPSLKHIAEGIATPIATGERLHTRFQFRDLLADGMVDIIQPDLSHCGGISEGLKIATLASAHDVALAPHCPLGPLTLAASLQLDAVCHNAFIQEQSMGIHYNKDNDVLDYLVDKEALAIKDGFCAIPQGPGLGVEIDEAFVEERAKVGHRWRNPLWTHEDGSVAEW; encoded by the coding sequence GTGAAAATCACCCGACTCAAGACCTGGCAAGTTCCGCCGCGCTGGCTGTTCCTCAAGATCGAGACCGACGAAGGCTGTTATGGCTGGGGCGAACCGGTCATCGAGGGCCGCGCCGCGACGGTGGAGGCCGCCGTGCACGAGCTGTCCGATTATCTGGTGGGTCAGGACCCGCGCAATATCGAGCATCTGTGGAACGTGATGTACCGCGCAGGCTTCTACCGTGGCGGCCCGATCCTGATGTCTGCCATCGCCGGTATCGATCAGGCGCTGTGGGACCTGAAGGGTCGTGATCTGGGAGTGCCCGTGCACCAGCTTCTCGGCGGCCCGGTGCGCGACAAGATGCGCATGTACGCCTGGACCGGCGGCGACCGCCCGTCAGATGTCGGCGCAGGCGCCAGGGCACTGGTCGATCAGGGCTTCACCGCCTTCAAGATGAACGGCACGCCGGAGATGCAGATCGTCGATTCGCACAAGAAGATCGATGACGCCGTGGCACGTGTCGCCGAGGCTCGTGATGCGGTCGGTCCGGATGTCGGCATCGGCATCGACTTCCATGGCCGCGTGCATCGCCCGATGGCCAAGGCGCTGTTGCGTGAGCTGGAGCAGTTCCACCCGATGTTCATCGAGGAGCCGGTCGCGCCTGAGCACCTGCCGTCGCTCAAGCACATCGCCGAAGGCATCGCGACGCCCATCGCCACCGGCGAGCGCCTGCACACCCGCTTCCAGTTCCGCGATCTGCTGGCCGACGGCATGGTCGACATCATCCAGCCGGATCTCTCCCACTGTGGCGGCATCAGCGAAGGCCTGAAGATCGCCACCCTGGCCTCGGCCCACGATGTGGCGCTGGCCCCGCACTGCCCGCTCGGCCCGCTGACGCTGGCGGCCTCGCTGCAACTGGACGCGGTGTGTCACAACGCCTTCATCCAGGAGCAGAGCATGGGAATCCACTACAACAAGGACAACGACGTACTGGATTACCTGGTCGACAAGGAGGCACTGGCGATCAAGGACGGCTTCTGCGCCATTCCACAAGGCCCGGGGCTGGGCGTCGAGATCGACGAAGCCTTTGTCGAGGAACGCGCCAAGGTCGGTCACCGCTGGCGCAATCCGCTCTGGACCCACGAAGACGGTTCTGTCGCCGAGTGGTAA
- a CDS encoding HD domain-containing protein, with translation MIKDSDLSRHGPDIGPPDLRYPDRQRPFGKPLRLWLGLTALSCLSLGALLVFQESQSREQDILQAQATQMLVAKERRQQARLMVEQTLGMIASRHRNYEHRLQSLLITTMRSPSLGISHLSGRDRSFISTELLRQFPDLRIDPDWIDIGQLPTTLHPEWWNQELNQRLNAGVRKAQFLRGTDAGLVFAVPLGQEEDSLGAVRLDRRQQPAPWALVHIDPKMVAFLVANELRQSLHASIEREESRYVWINEILDPAGGEGYARRLIHPLLPSTEGKLLSTEYQDSSGRFPYRTELEGVLNGSGIFFDYRFPKRPGAEQVDKTAYAALYPPFQWIIASGVYLDDISETALKAHADLMKKKHALERWHFLITLLVTLMLCLAFGYAFLRQYRERQLQMRQRMNQLEHELEQRGENRLGSVMGMIREERCPERSGEDYLAANLVGAIATRLGMDRQEIATLERVAMLHDIGKLALPDSLLRPRDELHFDQYHLLRRHVEVGARMMEDALMAPAEADLLRASQQFMLGAPPHADISQAKQASPDIAATSHGETSLTASTLAMVVQIIELVRHTGVSEAQALCDIEHRHGHLPPELLQAAREVLTEQPIPPAPTLHRLCPQQVERDPNRWRDNHSGCFTRALLDAALEALSGECQDAMGQHITLCHLRLSRKEGARRDAGDRQLAPLDAKLGPHLNACFYPLRVFRISEGNFIVMGHLCRDISPAQKVTRRPEGNEPLFEAPANGTASPPTADSLASLLSSLEDTATLEITLLDLSCAQTLKEWQLTLNGHLARYPPSA, from the coding sequence ATGATCAAGGATAGTGATCTCTCTCGACATGGGCCAGATATCGGCCCGCCCGATCTGCGCTACCCGGACAGACAGCGTCCATTCGGCAAGCCCTTGCGCTTGTGGCTAGGGTTGACCGCACTCTCCTGTCTCTCACTTGGCGCCCTGCTGGTATTTCAGGAATCGCAGAGTCGCGAGCAGGACATTCTGCAGGCCCAGGCGACACAGATGTTGGTCGCCAAGGAGCGGCGTCAACAGGCCAGGTTAATGGTGGAGCAGACGCTCGGCATGATCGCCTCGCGACATCGCAATTACGAGCATCGTCTGCAAAGCCTTCTGATCACCACCATGCGCTCCCCATCACTGGGCATCAGCCATCTGAGTGGTCGTGATCGCTCCTTCATCAGCACCGAACTATTGCGCCAGTTCCCGGACCTGCGCATCGACCCGGACTGGATCGACATCGGGCAGCTCCCCACCACGCTCCACCCTGAGTGGTGGAATCAGGAGCTGAATCAGCGCCTCAACGCAGGTGTGCGCAAGGCACAATTCCTGCGCGGCACGGATGCCGGGCTGGTGTTTGCCGTGCCTCTGGGGCAAGAGGAAGACAGCCTCGGCGCCGTGCGCCTTGATCGTCGCCAGCAGCCGGCCCCTTGGGCGTTGGTGCATATCGACCCGAAGATGGTGGCTTTTCTGGTCGCCAATGAGCTGAGACAGTCACTGCACGCGAGTATCGAGCGCGAGGAAAGCCGCTATGTCTGGATCAACGAGATACTGGACCCAGCCGGGGGCGAGGGCTATGCACGTCGCTTGATCCATCCTCTGCTGCCGTCCACCGAAGGCAAGTTGCTGTCGACCGAGTACCAGGACAGCAGTGGCCGCTTCCCGTATCGCACCGAGCTCGAGGGTGTCTTGAACGGCAGTGGCATCTTCTTCGATTACCGTTTCCCCAAGCGCCCGGGCGCCGAGCAGGTCGACAAGACCGCCTACGCCGCCCTGTATCCCCCCTTCCAATGGATCATCGCCAGTGGTGTCTATCTCGATGACATCAGTGAAACCGCCCTCAAGGCGCACGCAGACTTGATGAAGAAAAAGCACGCGCTGGAGCGTTGGCATTTCCTGATCACGCTGTTGGTGACCTTGATGCTCTGCTTGGCCTTTGGCTACGCCTTCCTGCGCCAGTATCGCGAACGACAGCTGCAGATGCGCCAGCGCATGAATCAGCTGGAGCATGAGCTTGAGCAGCGCGGCGAGAACAGGCTCGGGTCGGTGATGGGCATGATCCGCGAGGAACGCTGTCCCGAGCGCTCGGGAGAAGACTATCTGGCCGCCAATCTTGTCGGCGCCATCGCGACACGACTCGGGATGGACCGCCAGGAAATCGCCACGCTGGAGCGCGTTGCCATGCTGCATGATATCGGCAAGCTGGCGCTGCCCGACTCACTGCTGCGTCCGCGCGATGAACTCCATTTCGATCAATATCACTTGTTGCGTCGCCATGTCGAGGTCGGTGCACGCATGATGGAAGATGCCCTGATGGCACCCGCGGAAGCTGACCTGTTGCGTGCCAGTCAGCAGTTCATGCTCGGTGCCCCTCCTCATGCAGACATCTCACAGGCAAAACAGGCCTCTCCCGATATTGCAGCGACCTCTCATGGCGAGACGTCGCTCACTGCCAGCACTCTGGCGATGGTCGTGCAGATCATCGAGCTGGTGCGTCATACTGGGGTCAGTGAGGCCCAGGCGCTGTGCGATATCGAACACCGTCATGGACATCTACCGCCAGAATTGCTGCAGGCGGCGCGTGAAGTGCTGACGGAGCAACCGATACCGCCGGCGCCCACCCTGCATCGACTCTGCCCGCAGCAGGTAGAACGTGACCCCAACCGGTGGCGCGACAACCACAGCGGCTGCTTCACCCGCGCATTGCTGGATGCCGCTCTCGAAGCACTTTCCGGTGAGTGTCAGGACGCCATGGGGCAGCACATCACGCTATGCCATCTTCGCCTAAGCCGGAAGGAAGGAGCACGCCGCGATGCTGGCGACAGGCAACTTGCCCCCCTTGATGCCAAGCTTGGCCCGCATCTGAATGCCTGCTTCTATCCGCTGCGTGTCTTCCGCATCAGTGAGGGCAACTTCATCGTGATGGGCCATCTATGTCGGGATATCTCGCCTGCGCAGAAAGTGACTCGCCGCCCTGAAGGCAATGAGCCACTGTTCGAAGCGCCAGCCAATGGCACTGCCTCGCCACCCACCGCCGATTCCTTGGCATCTCTGCTGTCATCGCTGGAAGACACCGCGACGCTCGAGATCACGCTGCTCGATCTCTCCTGTGCCCAGACACTCAAGGAATGGCAATTGACCCTCAATGGCCACCTGGCTCGCTACCCGCCATCGGCGTGA
- a CDS encoding SDR family oxidoreductase, producing the protein MTRTASSTPERPAFADFRYPDLEGASVFITGGGSGIGAALTEGFLAQGAKVAFVGLSDASEFCDAMEARYANRPLFIPCNIQDIEALQAAVAQAREAHGLINVLVNNAARDTRHTLDEWTVEQWDESIATNLRPQFFTAQAVAPDMRALGGGAIINLSSNSYMLGLGGYPTYVTAKAGIMGMTKALARELGPDAIRVNCLIPGWVMTERQRELWVNDKDLNECIDQQCLKEAIPVEDMINPCLFLASSASRMMTGQPMVVDGGRV; encoded by the coding sequence ATGACCCGTACCGCATCATCCACGCCTGAACGCCCCGCCTTCGCCGACTTTCGCTACCCGGACCTCGAAGGTGCCAGCGTCTTCATCACCGGCGGTGGCTCCGGCATCGGCGCCGCGCTGACCGAAGGCTTCCTCGCCCAGGGCGCCAAGGTCGCCTTCGTCGGCCTGTCCGATGCCAGCGAATTCTGTGACGCCATGGAAGCTCGCTACGCCAATCGTCCGCTGTTCATCCCCTGCAACATCCAGGATATCGAGGCGCTGCAGGCCGCCGTCGCTCAGGCGCGTGAAGCCCACGGGCTGATCAACGTGCTGGTCAACAACGCCGCGCGTGACACCCGTCATACGCTGGATGAGTGGACGGTGGAACAGTGGGATGAATCCATCGCCACCAACCTGCGCCCGCAATTCTTCACCGCCCAGGCCGTCGCCCCCGACATGCGCGCACTGGGTGGCGGCGCCATCATCAATCTGTCCTCCAACAGCTACATGCTGGGGCTGGGCGGCTACCCGACCTACGTGACCGCTAAGGCCGGCATCATGGGCATGACCAAGGCGCTGGCGCGCGAGCTGGGGCCGGACGCCATTCGCGTCAACTGCCTGATTCCGGGCTGGGTGATGACGGAGCGTCAGCGCGAGCTGTGGGTCAACGACAAGGACTTGAACGAGTGCATTGATCAGCAGTGTCTCAAAGAGGCCATTCCGGTCGAGGACATGATCAATCCGTGCCTGTTCCTGGCCTCCAGCGCCTCGCGCATGATGACCGGCCAGCCGATGGTGGTAGACGGAGGCCGAGTGTGA